From Aptenodytes patagonicus chromosome 1, bAptPat1.pri.cur, whole genome shotgun sequence, one genomic window encodes:
- the LAMP1 gene encoding lysosome-associated membrane glycoprotein 1, producing the protein MARARGARGLLAAAALLGFLQASSSFEVKDSSGKVCIIADLTVAFSVEYKSNGQKEFAHFFLPQNATVEPQSSCGEGNTSHPVLVLGFGTGHSLSLNFSEYADKYQVGELVFHYNLSDATLFHNSTAGEMRRMSHKTIIQAYMGTKYRCISSKHVNMKNVNITFSNVTLEAYITNGTLSINKTECAEDMVSTTAVVPTTPKQTTSQVPTTSPAPTASPPNPAVGKYNVTGPNGTCVLAYMGLQLNITYLKKDGKFGLDLLNFIPRNTTSSGTCDNTSAFLNLTFEKTRVIFHFALNASTEKFFLRGVNVSTTLPSEAKVPKFEASNNSMSELRATVGNSYKCSAEENLQVTDKALVNVFDVQIQVFKIDGDKFGAVEECQLDENNMLIPIIVGAALAGLVLIVLIAYLIGRKRSHAGYQTI; encoded by the exons GCTTTTTACAGGCTTCCTCTTCATTTGAGGTGAAAGATTCAAGTGGTAAGGTCTGCATAATCGCTGATCTGACAGTAGCCTTCTCAGTGGAATACAAAAGCAATGGGCAAAAAGAG TTTGCGcacttttttcttccacaaaatgcTACAGTAGAGCCACAGAGCTCATGTGGTGAAGGTAACACATCTCATCCAGTGCTGGTATTGGGTTTTGGAACAGGACATTCATTAAGCCTGAATTTCTCAGAGTATGCAGACAAGTACCAAGTAGGAGAGCTAGTTTTCCACTACAATCTGTCAGATGCAACTTTATTCCATAATTCAACTGCAg GAGAAATGAGGAGAATGTCACATAAAACTATTATTCAGGCATATATGGGCACAAAATACAGATGCATCAGCTCCAAGCACGTCAATATGAAGAATGTGAACATTACTTTTAGCAATGTTACTCTGGAAGCCTATATCACAAATGGCACTTTGAGTATCAACA agACAGAATGTGCTGAAGATATGGTCTCTACTACTGCTGTAGTGCCTACAACTCCTAAACAGACTACTAGCCAGGTTCCAACAACTAGCCCAGCACCAACTGCATCGCCCCCAAATCCTGCAGTCGGTAAATACAATGTGACTGGTCCAAATGGAACCTGTGTACTTGCCTACATGGGGTTACAGCTCAATATCACCTACCTAAAAAAAGATGGCaag TTTGGATTGGATTTGCTGAATTTCATACCACGTAATACAACTTCTTCTGGGACATGCGATAATACGTCAGCCTTCTTGAATCTGACTTTTGAGAAAACAAGGGTTATCTTCCACTTCGCATTG aatgcaagTACTGAAAAATTCTTCCTGCGAGGTGTGAATGTAAGCACGACTCTGCCTTCTGAAGCAAAAG TTCCAAAGTTTGAAGCATCGAACAACAGCATGAGTGAGCTGAGAGCTACAGTAGGGAACTCCTACAAGTGCAGTGCAGAGGAGAATCTCCAGGTCACGGACAAAGCCCTTGTCAATGTATTTGATGTTCAGATCCAGGTTTTCAAGATTGATGGAGACAAATTTGGGGCAG tgGAAGAATGTCAACTGGATGAAAATAACATGCTGATCCCTATAATAGTTGGTGCAGCCCTTGCTGGGCTTGTCCTAATTGTCTTGATTGCTTACTTGATTGGCAGAAAGAGGAGCCATGCTGGATATCAAACAATTTAA